DNA from Paludisphaera rhizosphaerae:
TGGACCACGCGCTGGAAATGGCTGGATCGGCCGAAATCTACGCCGTGTTGCCGCCGACGTCGTGAGGCGTCGACGTAACTCGTCGTCCGAGCTGTTAACCAACAGGACATCACGATATGAATCTCGTTCAACAGATCAAGGTCCGCATCACGCGGTCCGACGGCTTCAGGGTTCCCATGGGGAATCGAACGATCCGGACGTTCGAGGGCATGGAAGTCTTCGTCCCCCTCGCCGTGGCCGGCATGCTGGCCGAACGGGGGACGGCCGAAATCGTAGGCGAATCGGTCATCCGCCATGCGGCCCTACGCAAGGCGGCGCGGCCCTCGAAGTCCTGACGCCTCCGTCTCGCGCCTTCTGCCGGGGCGCGAGACCTCCCCTCTGAACGGAGCCCTCTGGGATGCACATCGAGACCGCGACCGTCCAGCGCGGCGACCTGGCGAACGCCGTTTCCACCGCGAGACTGATCGCCGGCAGCGCCGGTGTGCTGGCCGTGCTGTCCCGCGGTCCGGCGACGGCGGTGCGGATTGCAGACGAAGCCGGGTTCCTCGCCTCCAACGTGCCGTCGAAGCTCGCCCGGCTCCACGCCGCCGGGGTCGTCGACTTCGTCACCGTG
Protein-coding regions in this window:
- a CDS encoding MarR family winged helix-turn-helix transcriptional regulator — translated: MHIETATVQRGDLANAVSTARLIAGSAGVLAVLSRGPATAVRIADEAGFLASNVPSKLARLHAAGVVDFVTVPSGGRYGRKYVYSLTPYGAELWRTTRHLASNAPRRSS